The sequence below is a genomic window from Phormidium ambiguum IAM M-71.
TAAATTCATTCTGCTTAATAATTTTCTTATTATTCAGAATGTCGATGTCTATGCCTCGAATCTCTTGTTCTAGAGTTTCCTTTTGCATCTCATATTGATGCTTTGTTAGTCTAGCTGGCATTATTTCTTATCTCCTTTGAAATATTCAGAGCAAAAGCGTCTAGCTACTGTGTCTTTGGTGCGAATAAATGTTTTATGATTTTGCACGTTTTGGCGTTCTAGGTTGATAGTTTCTTCTCGTTTTTTTACTTCGGCATTTAAACGATTAATCTCCTGAGTAGCGCCAAAATCTACCATTGCACTTCCAGCCATGTAACCTATAAATACGCCACCCGCAAGCATTCCAGCCGATAAACCCGTTAGAGCATTCATTTTTAATCACCTCTCTTTGTTCTTAGAAATTAACCATAACGTTATGGTTAATTTCTAGTTTTTAATTAGGGATAATTTGGGCATTAATTCTCTGACTAAATACTCTCTATTTCGCATAAACAAAGTGGAAGAAAAACAGAGGATTAATACCAGTGAAATTATTAAGACTGGGTGATAAGTTCGGGGTTGGGTTCTTCTGAGCTTGGCAATAATCTCTCGTTCGGCGTAGATGATGAAGGCAGAGATAAGAAATTTTCTTCTACTATCTGGAACTCGACATCTAGAACCTTCTGCAAGTTTTGTAACTTTTTTTCGGTGTCGCTGTTTACCGACCAATCACCAGAAATTAATCGGTTGTGGCAGCGATCGACAGCCTTAGAAACTACTCCTTCTAAAAGTCGATCGCCCAACAAATCAGATAAGGATGAGAGAGTATCCTGTAATTTGTCGCCAGTGGAACCATTAGAAGTTTCCCCAGTCGGTTGTTGTTGCTGTTGACCTTGCAATGATTGAACGTATCGCTTAACAGCACTAGCAAAGGTTATCCGCCCGTCTGACTCAAGGATGGCTACTACTCCATCGATATGCTGTTGCGTCGGTTCTATGCCGTATCTCTTCAGTTCTGTAGGGATTTTTGCAAGTTTAGTAGGACTTACCATGATTTACACTCCTGTTTTCTTCAAAAATTCAGATCGCAAATATTCGGCGGCTCGGTGAGTGGGCATACCAGATCGGCGCAAATCAAAATATTTTTCAAGTGCTAGGTAGGACTTAAAGGTATAGCCGCGCTCGTTATCTTCTTTGTCGAAAGCATCGATCGGTAGAGTTTCCTTCAGTAACTCGGTTGCCCTACGCAAGGTAGAAAGGGAAACTCTGAAGTTTTTCCTAGCTGTTTTAGTGTCAATGTGATGAAGTTGGATTGTAGTCGTCATAGGCATTTCAGGATTTTTGTGAACATCTCCAGAACATCTAACGAACGGTGTACTGGATAACTGATGACAGAGTATTGAACGCGCTCGGTACTTATCCGGCTTGTGTTCGTTAGATGTTCAGTTTGTAGTTTTTAAAAAGCTGGATTAACCAGCGTGTAAGGTTTTGAAGCATAATTAAGTTGCCTCGTTGGTAGTTCATCTGAGGTAAGCCAGTGGGAGAGTTGGAAGCTGACCACTGGCTTTTGGCGTTTCAGGTTTTACTATAGCATAGATGGGGTAAGCTGCGTTATCCTAGTTTGTATAAACGCATCATAGGTAAACTAAATATGTTGGCTACCAATGAAATGACTTTGGGAAAAACTAAACTACGAAAAGTTAACGCATATATAGATCATGATTTATATGAAAAATTTGAGCGTCTGGCAAAGAAAGAAATGAGAAGCGTCAGCAGTCTTACTGCTTATGCAATTGCCCAAATAATCGAAAAAGCAGAAGGGGAGGGAAAGCTTTAAAAACGGCAAAACCGCCTGAAACTTAGAATCTCAGGCGGTTTTAGGATTTTAATTTCATTGTTTTTACCAAGCGGGAACAATACCCGCGAAGCGAAAAACCTTTGGTGCAAACAAATGGTTTTTCAGAAGTCCAGCCCACTTGACGGTTTGTTGCTGGTTGACCCTTCCAAAAAGGGCTTAACTCTAAGTTAACTAACTCGGTAACGGACTGTCAAGTGGGGAAAATTTGAAGGAGTTTGACCCTGTGGTCATTATACCAAATCCCCAGTCGGATACCGTAGATTTAAAAGCGAAACTTTTCGGGAAAATCGATAATCAAAAACCTCTCAACTGTAAATCCTGCGGTTCCAGGAACCTGCACTACATCAAGAAACCAGGATTAACAGCAGTTTGTTGCGATTGCGGCGGAAGTTTTCGGGTGGCGAAAGCGATCGCGCCATATATAGAGCATTTGGCGAAACACGCAAATTCGAGTCGGAATACCGTAGATTTTTTGCCTTTATTCGCGGGGGGTGAAAGCCATGAGTAGAGCTTACACGCCCACCAGTAAAGTAAATCCTTGTCCAATCTGTGACGATACATCGGGTAAGTGCCGTACCAAAGATGACGGCGGTAAAGAGTTCATTCTCTGCATGAACTTTGGGGACAGCAAATTTGGGGAACTGGTAAACGGATATAAGTGCATTAAGGAAGCAAGCCCGAATAAATCTTACTTTGCCTGTACTTGGATAATTGACAACTCAGCAGAGTGGACAGAACAGCAAAGGGCAGAATGGGAACGCCGCAAGCAAGAGAAGAAAGATCACCAAGCCAGAGAGATGGCAGAGAAGAAGCGGCGGTCGTTGTCTCCAGTAGAACGCGATAAGGGTTACAGAGAAATTTTTGCTCAGTTAGAACTGCATCCAGATGACAGAGAGGATTTAAAGCGGCGCGGGTTCACGGACAAGCAAATAGAATTATCTGGCTTTAAATCAGTTCAGCCACATCAGTTTTTAAAAACTGGAGTCAACCCAAACTTACCAGGCGTAACCAAAAACGGTAAGGAACTGGTTGTTAAAGCTGACGGCTACCTGATTCCGGTCAAGAATGTTGACGGTCTAATCACTGGTTGTCAGATTCGATTGCGTACTCCCATTGATGGCAACCGTTACTTATGGCTTTCTTCCCAGAATGTCTTACACCTGTTCCCAGATGGCAGCACTCAGGGAGAATTACCATTAGCAGTCCACAGACCACAAGGAAAGCCATCAGGACTGGCTTTAGTAGAAGGAACGGGTGCTAAACCATTTTTAGTCGCTAATCGGCTTAATGCCCTTGTCATTGGTGCGGCTGGTGGACAGTTCCCCAGTAGCCGCAATCTTTGGCGAGATGCTTTAGAAAAGCTGTCTGCTGAGGTAGGCTCAAAAGAGATCGCCATTCCTCCTGACGCTGGTGATATTCTCAACCCTTCTGTGATGAATAGATGGAAGGGAGTCACAAACCAGTTAATTGAATGGGGATATAAGCCAGTAATTAAATGGTGGAATCAAGTCACTAAAAACGATTCTGATATTGATGAATTATTGGACTATTCCCAGATTAAAGATATTACTGCTGATGAATTCTTTGCGCTACAAAGCCAATCAGAGATTAAACAATTAATTCGCAACGAGGAAGCATGGGAACTGTGGAGGAAAGTCAAACAATTTACTGGTGATATTAATATCAATACCCGTTACATTTCCGATGCCATAGAACTACCTCAAAGTGGGCAGTGTACGGCCATTAACAGTGGTCTAGGCAGTGGAAAAACAACGCTGTTTTATAAATTAGTCCAAGCTTATCCTGATAAAGGTTTTCTAGCTTTTGGTGCAAGAAATAATTTATTAAGGCAGACTGCTGGAGAAGCGGGATTCTATCATCTTCAAGATGATTTAAAGGGGGATGAAGCCGGAATGTTACTACTGGCAGATCCACTTTCTAAAATCATCTGTTGCATCGATTCAATTATTCATTTTTATCCAGAGTATTTTGACGGAAAAATACTAATATTGGATGAATTTGAATCGACATTTAAGCAATTGCTCTTGGCTAATACTGCGGTTAGTCAGTGGCGACAAAGAGCGTGTTACTTGTTAATTGAAGCCTTAAAAAGATGCGATAGAGTTGTTATTTTGGACGGTAATCTAAAAGATTCTACCATCGCATCTCTAGAGGAAATATTTGCTAATCATGGCATTGATAAGAAGATTACCAAGATTAAAAACCTGGATAACTCGCTAACATCCAACAGAGTGAGATTTTATGTAGGGGCAAATCAAGGGGATGAGATACTATTAAATAATCGTTCCGTGTTCAACAAATATGTTTTAGAGACTGCTGAAGATGCACCTTTCACAGTAGTTTCAGACTCACAGATTTATTTGGAAGGGTTGGAGAAAGATTTAATTGCCAATGGATTAAAAGGATTAAGGATTGATAGCACAACCACCGATAAACCAGAGGTAGCAATATTCCTTAAAAACGCTGATGCTCCGAAACACTGGATACTAGAAAATAAGCCAGATTACTTATTGCTATCTCCATCGCTTGAAAACGGAGGAAATATTAATATCCCTGGTTACTTTAAAAATATATTCGGGTATTTTTGCGGCGTTCTACTAACAGATGAACAATTGCAGATTCTACGGCGTGTGAGGGACAGTGAAGCATTAATTCATATATTCTGTAAGCCAGTAGGATTATCTAGTAATTCTGTTTCTAGTTCCCCGTTCCCCCATGAAATCGAGCATACTTTAAAAGAATTTGTAACCGACTGTGCTAACGCTTCCTTTGAGGGACTGGATTTTAAAGAAGCCTTGACCAAAATGATTGAAAGTGTAACTCAAACTGCAAGCCAGAGCGAATTTTTCAAGTATGAATGTAAGCTGAGAGCTATTGCCAACCATGAGAGATTCAACCTTAGAGAATGCTTGCATGAA
It includes:
- a CDS encoding ribbon-helix-helix domain-containing protein, producing MLATNEMTLGKTKLRKVNAYIDHDLYEKFERLAKKEMRSVSSLTAYAIAQIIEKAEGEGKL
- a CDS encoding plasmid replication protein, CyRepA1 family — translated: MSRAYTPTSKVNPCPICDDTSGKCRTKDDGGKEFILCMNFGDSKFGELVNGYKCIKEASPNKSYFACTWIIDNSAEWTEQQRAEWERRKQEKKDHQAREMAEKKRRSLSPVERDKGYREIFAQLELHPDDREDLKRRGFTDKQIELSGFKSVQPHQFLKTGVNPNLPGVTKNGKELVVKADGYLIPVKNVDGLITGCQIRLRTPIDGNRYLWLSSQNVLHLFPDGSTQGELPLAVHRPQGKPSGLALVEGTGAKPFLVANRLNALVIGAAGGQFPSSRNLWRDALEKLSAEVGSKEIAIPPDAGDILNPSVMNRWKGVTNQLIEWGYKPVIKWWNQVTKNDSDIDELLDYSQIKDITADEFFALQSQSEIKQLIRNEEAWELWRKVKQFTGDININTRYISDAIELPQSGQCTAINSGLGSGKTTLFYKLVQAYPDKGFLAFGARNNLLRQTAGEAGFYHLQDDLKGDEAGMLLLADPLSKIICCIDSIIHFYPEYFDGKILILDEFESTFKQLLLANTAVSQWRQRACYLLIEALKRCDRVVILDGNLKDSTIASLEEIFANHGIDKKITKIKNLDNSLTSNRVRFYVGANQGDEILLNNRSVFNKYVLETAEDAPFTVVSDSQIYLEGLEKDLIANGLKGLRIDSTTTDKPEVAIFLKNADAPKHWILENKPDYLLLSPSLENGGNINIPGYFKNIFGYFCGVLLTDEQLQILRRVRDSEALIHIFCKPVGLSSNSVSSSPFPHEIEHTLKEFVTDCANASFEGLDFKEALTKMIESVTQTASQSEFFKYECKLRAIANHERFNLRECLHEALINRGYKVEPFSEEKTDDPIKNLESEVKDKNSKAIAESEIVSTEKAEEINRNPRATQEEKFKAKKRRYLDRLPGIEKVEIEGKPLFDASFVRLVEYDDRRLIGKLETLHFLQNADQAKLIQQNRWHKVLEQSFTDENPANFNLSTGYRSMLLKIKALNEIGISKFLDPNKTWTSQDPDAIKAWQKAKDPKISRAIGVRPGNDSPAAYIGKVLKTLDFKTESSQSSTSDGKRERIYSLKESPFEDPIKSSVLGCIAARINAKLAELEVKNFDQILSHFEAQNACTEKVSACTPAASTYIKNAAGVQKSESQESKPDQPKTKLICINGSLQEVAVNYAPTAPLEEAITAIEPSAPNPLQQTSEAIAEPIENAIGSAIKPESLIGKAVRWFSEYAGKFIDQGRIKAIDSVVNGKVTYVTSDGWYPSLDDLLQSDRYQVA